The following coding sequences lie in one Pseudoxanthomonas sp. SE1 genomic window:
- the trmL gene encoding tRNA (uridine(34)/cytosine(34)/5-carboxymethylaminomethyluridine(34)-2'-O)-methyltransferase TrmL — MTDTLDIDVLLYQPEIPPNTGNVIRLCANTGARLHLIEPLGFALEDKQLKRAGLDYHEYATLQVHASLEAALQRIRPTRLFALSTRGTLRYDQPAYQPGDAFLFGPETRGLPQDLLDGLPERQRLRLPMRPDNRSLNLSNTVAVVVFEAWRQAGFGGGA, encoded by the coding sequence ATGACCGACACCCTGGACATCGATGTCCTGCTGTACCAGCCGGAAATTCCCCCGAATACCGGCAACGTCATCCGCCTCTGCGCGAACACCGGCGCGCGGCTGCACCTGATCGAACCCCTCGGGTTCGCATTGGAAGACAAGCAGCTCAAGCGCGCCGGCCTGGACTACCACGAATACGCGACGTTGCAGGTCCACGCTTCGCTGGAAGCAGCCCTGCAGCGGATCCGGCCCACACGTCTGTTCGCATTGAGCACCCGCGGCACCCTCCGATACGACCAGCCTGCCTACCAGCCCGGCGATGCGTTCCTGTTCGGCCCCGAGACCCGCGGCCTGCCGCAGGACCTGCTGGACGGCCTGCCCGAACGGCAGCGCCTGCGCCTGCCGATGCGCCCCGACAACCGCAGCCTCAACCTGTCCAACACCGTCGCCGTCGTCGTGTTCGAGGCATGGCGGCAAGCGGGGTTCGGCGGCGGCGCTTGA
- a CDS encoding SDR family oxidoreductase: MDRKHCLVTGANRGLGLELVRQLLARHCHVIATCRQPGKATALNSLAGEYPGRLHVLPLDVADARSRNQLLHEVSLVTDDEPLHLLVNNAGVLRGGERFGHVTAADLDASFHTNAAGPFLLVQTLAARLAEGGVVANISSEVGSIGLRQEFRTPSYAIGKAAQNMATSLLSQALAARRITVVALHPGWVRTDMGGDSAALSVQESAAGLLHVIDHLGAEDSGRFLDWQGASLPW, translated from the coding sequence ATGGACCGCAAACACTGCCTGGTGACCGGGGCCAACCGGGGCCTGGGTCTGGAACTTGTCCGGCAACTGCTGGCCCGCCACTGCCACGTCATCGCGACCTGCCGGCAGCCCGGCAAAGCGACCGCATTGAACAGCCTGGCCGGCGAGTACCCGGGCCGCCTGCACGTGCTGCCGCTCGACGTTGCCGACGCACGCAGCCGCAACCAACTGCTCCACGAGGTGTCGCTGGTCACCGATGATGAGCCCTTGCACCTGCTGGTGAACAATGCCGGCGTGCTGCGCGGCGGTGAGCGTTTCGGCCACGTGACCGCTGCCGATCTCGACGCCAGCTTCCATACCAACGCCGCCGGCCCTTTCCTGCTGGTCCAGACGCTGGCTGCACGTCTGGCGGAGGGCGGCGTGGTGGCCAATATTTCATCCGAGGTCGGATCGATCGGCCTTCGGCAGGAATTCCGCACCCCGAGCTATGCCATCGGCAAGGCGGCGCAGAACATGGCCACCTCGCTGCTGTCGCAAGCTCTGGCCGCACGCCGCATCACGGTCGTCGCCCTGCATCCGGGCTGGGTACGCACCGACATGGGGGGCGACAGCGCGGCGCTGTCCGTGCAGGAATCCGCCGCAGGACTGCTTCACGTGATCGACCATCTCGGGGCAGAGGACAGTGGCCGCTTCCTTGACTGGCAAGGCGCCTCGCTGCCCTGGTAA
- a CDS encoding pitrilysin family protein, protein MHVSRRPRAALLAIALSAALGGLAYAPASTYAKPAGMDVVIPYEEFTLPNGLRVIVHTDRKAPIVAVNVWYHVGSKNETPGRTGFAHLFEHLMFQGSENHDGEFFTPFELVGATDQNGTTNQDRTNYFQNVPTTAVDMALWMESDRMGHLLGAIDQKALDEQRGVVQNEKRQGENQPYGRRIFARMFEALYPAGHPYSWQTIGSMADLDAATLDDVKTWFRSWYGPNNAVLVLAGDIDVATAKEKVTRYFGDIPASATLADMQTNIPKHARDTRETIPDRVPQVRVYRAWPVAEMGTKDATLLDLFAQVLGGSAASRFDTRLVHGDKIADQASAFQWSSEISSTFFLMSTVKEGVEPAKVEQALDEELKRLVTQGPTAEELERAKVSGRAAFVRGIERIGGFGGKSDVLASCAVYQGTPDCYQEELDILANATPADVQAVAKKWLTGASHTILVQPSETPASALPETVFAAPATTPAATPKVDPKFNTVASTVDRSQGVPKTTTFPDLKFPAVQRATLSNGMQVVLAERHETPVVQINVEFPGGYAADVGKKLGTASFALQMMDEGAGQYGALDFAARKEALGAELTTGAGLDSASVGLSALTDKLAPSLDLLADVLRRPTFAPAEVERVRATWIAGIKQEKARPQTAALRTLPPLLYGAGHPYAIPFTGSGTEASIASLTRDDLVAFHRDWLQPSQARITIVGDTTLAQIVPLLEARLGDWKAAPNAPRLAAVPKVPDVAKPRVFLIDQPGAIQSNVYAAQLVPPTGDAGTIDFDFANGVLGGQFSSRLNMNLREDKHWAYGSYSGARNALGQRPWWASAAVQSDRTADSMKELQKEISQFATGEAPAKPEEIAKIRAANTLELPGAYETASAVLGQIASNQRYGRPDDYIVQYKARNEAIGAADVAKAASTLSPSALTWVVVGDLSKVGESVRALQLGEAVELDADGKPKP, encoded by the coding sequence ATGCATGTTTCCCGCCGGCCGCGCGCCGCCCTGCTCGCCATCGCCCTGTCCGCCGCACTCGGGGGACTGGCCTACGCGCCGGCGTCCACGTATGCGAAGCCGGCAGGCATGGACGTGGTGATTCCGTATGAAGAGTTCACCCTGCCGAACGGCCTGCGGGTGATCGTGCACACCGACCGCAAGGCGCCGATCGTGGCGGTGAATGTCTGGTACCACGTGGGCAGCAAGAACGAGACTCCCGGCCGCACCGGTTTCGCGCACCTGTTCGAACACCTGATGTTCCAGGGCAGCGAGAACCATGACGGCGAGTTCTTCACCCCGTTCGAGCTGGTCGGCGCCACCGACCAGAACGGCACCACCAACCAGGACCGTACCAACTACTTCCAGAACGTGCCCACCACCGCCGTGGACATGGCGTTGTGGATGGAGTCCGACCGCATGGGCCACCTGTTGGGCGCGATCGACCAGAAGGCGCTCGACGAGCAGCGCGGCGTGGTGCAGAACGAGAAGCGCCAGGGCGAGAACCAGCCGTATGGCCGCCGCATCTTCGCGCGCATGTTCGAGGCGCTGTACCCGGCCGGGCATCCCTACAGTTGGCAGACCATCGGTTCGATGGCGGACCTCGATGCCGCCACGCTGGACGACGTGAAGACCTGGTTCCGCAGCTGGTATGGCCCCAACAACGCCGTGCTGGTGCTGGCCGGTGACATCGACGTGGCCACTGCGAAGGAAAAGGTGACCCGCTACTTCGGCGACATCCCGGCCAGCGCCACGTTGGCGGACATGCAGACCAACATCCCGAAGCACGCCCGGGACACCCGCGAGACGATCCCCGACCGCGTGCCGCAGGTGCGCGTCTACCGCGCCTGGCCGGTGGCGGAAATGGGCACGAAGGACGCCACCCTGCTCGACCTGTTCGCACAGGTGCTGGGTGGCAGCGCGGCCTCGCGTTTCGACACCCGCCTGGTGCACGGCGACAAGATCGCCGACCAGGCCAGCGCGTTCCAGTGGAGCAGCGAGATCAGCAGTACGTTCTTCCTGATGTCCACCGTGAAGGAAGGCGTGGAGCCGGCCAAGGTCGAACAGGCGCTGGACGAGGAGCTCAAGCGCCTGGTCACCCAGGGCCCGACGGCCGAGGAACTGGAGCGCGCCAAGGTCTCCGGGCGCGCAGCGTTCGTGCGCGGCATCGAACGCATCGGCGGCTTTGGCGGAAAGTCCGATGTGCTGGCCTCGTGCGCCGTCTACCAGGGCACGCCGGACTGCTACCAGGAAGAGCTGGACATCCTCGCCAACGCCACGCCGGCCGACGTGCAGGCCGTGGCGAAGAAGTGGCTGACGGGCGCCTCGCACACCATCCTTGTGCAGCCCAGCGAGACGCCTGCTTCGGCCCTGCCGGAAACCGTCTTCGCGGCACCCGCAACGACACCGGCGGCTACGCCGAAGGTCGACCCCAAGTTCAATACCGTCGCCAGCACGGTCGACCGCAGCCAGGGCGTGCCGAAGACCACCACCTTCCCCGACCTGAAGTTCCCCGCCGTGCAGCGCGCCACGCTGTCCAATGGCATGCAGGTCGTGCTGGCGGAACGCCATGAGACGCCGGTGGTGCAGATCAACGTGGAATTCCCGGGTGGCTACGCGGCCGATGTCGGCAAGAAGCTCGGCACCGCCAGCTTCGCGCTGCAGATGATGGACGAAGGCGCGGGTCAGTATGGCGCGCTCGATTTCGCCGCTCGCAAGGAAGCGCTCGGTGCGGAACTGACCACCGGTGCCGGCCTGGATTCGGCGTCCGTCGGGCTGTCGGCGCTGACCGACAAGCTGGCGCCCTCGCTGGACCTGCTGGCCGACGTGCTGCGTCGTCCGACCTTCGCCCCGGCGGAAGTGGAGCGCGTGCGGGCCACCTGGATCGCCGGCATCAAACAGGAGAAGGCGCGCCCGCAGACCGCCGCGCTGCGCACGCTGCCGCCACTGCTGTACGGCGCTGGCCATCCGTATGCCATCCCGTTCACCGGCTCGGGCACGGAAGCGTCGATCGCCTCACTGACCCGCGACGACCTGGTCGCGTTCCATCGCGACTGGCTGCAGCCCTCGCAGGCCCGCATCACCATCGTCGGCGACACCACGCTGGCGCAGATCGTCCCGCTGCTGGAAGCCCGCCTGGGCGACTGGAAGGCCGCGCCTAACGCACCCAGGCTGGCGGCGGTACCGAAGGTGCCCGATGTCGCCAAGCCGCGCGTGTTCCTGATCGACCAGCCGGGTGCGATCCAGTCCAATGTCTACGCCGCCCAGCTGGTGCCGCCGACCGGTGATGCCGGCACCATCGATTTCGACTTCGCCAACGGCGTGCTGGGCGGGCAGTTCAGCTCGCGCCTCAACATGAACCTGCGCGAGGACAAACATTGGGCCTATGGTTCCTACAGTGGCGCCCGCAATGCGCTCGGCCAGCGTCCCTGGTGGGCCAGCGCCGCCGTGCAGAGCGACCGCACCGCCGATTCGATGAAGGAGCTGCAGAAGGAAATCAGCCAGTTCGCCACCGGGGAGGCGCCGGCCAAGCCGGAGGAGATCGCCAAGATCCGTGCGGCCAACACGCTGGAACTGCCGGGCGCGTACGAAACCGCCTCCGCCGTGCTCGGCCAGATCGCCTCCAACCAGCGCTATGGCCGGCCGGACGACTACATCGTGCAATACAAGGCCCGCAACGAAGCCATCGGCGCCGCCGATGTCGCCAAGGCGGCATCCACCCTGTCGCCGTCCGCGCTGACCTGGGTGGTGGTGGGTGACCTGTCCAAGGTCGGCGAATCGGTCCGCGCGCTGCAACTGGGCGAAGCGGTGGAACTGGATGCCGACGGCAAACCGAAGCCGTAA
- a CDS encoding DUF4156 domain-containing protein produces the protein MRLALLAAASTVLLSACTWVHLAPTARDVRVVGAGAVPAGCEKRGEVSVSVKDSVAFYERNALRVRDELETLARNEAPGLQADTLQPLGDPANGEQRFAAFRCGR, from the coding sequence ATGCGACTCGCCCTTCTTGCCGCCGCTTCCACCGTGCTGCTGTCCGCCTGCACCTGGGTGCACCTGGCGCCCACGGCCCGGGACGTCCGCGTGGTCGGCGCGGGCGCCGTTCCCGCCGGCTGCGAGAAGCGCGGCGAGGTATCGGTATCGGTCAAGGACAGCGTGGCCTTCTATGAGCGCAACGCCCTGCGCGTGCGCGACGAGCTGGAAACCCTGGCGCGGAACGAGGCGCCAGGCCTTCAGGCCGACACCCTGCAACCCCTGGGCGATCCGGCCAACGGCGAGCAGCGTTTCGCCGCGTTCCGCTGCGGCCGATAA
- a CDS encoding 3-oxoacyl-ACP synthase III has translation MLFKNVSIAGLAHIDAPHTLTSDEINARLQPTLDRLGIKTDVLNDVAGVHARRLWDDDVQASDAATLAARKALLDAGIGADKIGLVVNTSVSRDYLEPSTASIVCGNLGVSDHCQTFDVTNACLAFINGMDIAARMLERGEIDYALVVDGETANLVYDKTIERLNAPDVTEQQFRDELAALTLGCGAVAMVMTRRELAPDAPRYKGGVTRSATEWNKLCRGNLDRMVTDTRMLLIEGMKLATKTFAAAKIALGWAVDELDQFVIHQVSRPHTQAFVKSFGIDPKKVMTIFTEHGNIGPASVPIVLSKLKELGKLKKGDRIALLGIGSGLNCTMAEVEW, from the coding sequence ATGCTCTTCAAGAATGTCTCCATCGCGGGACTGGCGCATATCGATGCGCCGCACACGCTGACGTCCGACGAGATCAACGCCCGCCTCCAGCCCACGCTCGACCGCCTGGGCATCAAGACCGACGTGTTGAACGACGTCGCCGGCGTGCATGCCCGCCGCCTGTGGGACGACGACGTGCAGGCCTCCGACGCCGCCACGCTGGCGGCACGGAAGGCCTTGCTCGACGCCGGCATCGGTGCCGACAAGATCGGCCTGGTGGTCAACACCTCGGTCAGCCGCGACTACCTTGAGCCATCCACGGCCAGCATCGTCTGCGGCAACCTGGGCGTCAGCGATCATTGCCAGACCTTCGACGTGACCAATGCGTGCCTGGCCTTCATCAACGGCATGGACATCGCCGCTCGCATGCTGGAACGCGGCGAGATCGACTACGCGCTTGTCGTCGATGGCGAGACCGCCAACCTGGTCTACGACAAGACCATCGAACGCCTCAATGCGCCGGACGTGACCGAACAGCAGTTCCGTGATGAGCTGGCGGCCCTGACCCTGGGTTGCGGTGCCGTGGCGATGGTGATGACGCGCCGCGAGCTGGCGCCGGATGCCCCGCGTTACAAGGGTGGCGTGACCCGCTCGGCGACCGAGTGGAACAAGCTCTGCCGCGGCAACCTGGACCGCATGGTCACCGACACCCGCATGCTGCTGATCGAAGGCATGAAGCTGGCCACCAAGACCTTCGCCGCCGCCAAGATCGCGCTCGGCTGGGCCGTGGACGAACTGGACCAGTTCGTCATCCACCAGGTCAGCCGCCCGCACACCCAGGCGTTCGTGAAGTCCTTCGGCATCGACCCGAAGAAGGTCATGACCATCTTCACCGAGCACGGCAACATCGGCCCGGCTAGCGTGCCGATCGTGCTGAGCAAGCTGAAGGAACTGGGCAAGCTGAAGAAGGGCGACCGCATCGCCCTGCTCGGCATCGGCTCGGGCCTGAACTGCACGATGGCCGAGGTGGAGTGGTAA
- a CDS encoding DUF4325 domain-containing protein codes for MARPDRSPEIDIALLKAVGEHPRDLVAMVAGQLGLSPSRISMQVRALVAGGYLVKQGSTRPTYALGENRRFARDYARAGLAEDRVWYADLLPLLIHLPRNVLDIAHHGITEMVNNAVDHSEATDVSVWMECSGGCLRFSVVDNGIGIFRKITRALDLPDERLALLELSKGKLTTDPQRHSGEGIFFTSRMFDVYRIESGSLIFDHDAKYALDLLDDAQEITGTQVVMQIATDSARTVESVFDQYSSGPDDYAFARTVVPVRLAKVGDENLVSRSQAKRLLQRVENFRHVVLDFAEVAGIGQAFADEIFRVFANAHPDVELLHVHATPEVQQMIRRAEVLRDEQGGQLPLLK; via the coding sequence ATGGCCAGACCTGACCGTTCTCCTGAAATCGACATCGCTTTGTTGAAGGCGGTAGGCGAGCATCCTCGTGACCTCGTGGCCATGGTGGCGGGCCAGTTGGGACTCAGCCCTTCTCGGATCAGCATGCAGGTGCGGGCCTTGGTGGCAGGCGGCTATCTGGTCAAGCAGGGCAGCACTCGTCCGACGTACGCGCTCGGGGAGAACCGGCGGTTCGCGCGTGACTATGCACGTGCAGGGTTGGCAGAGGATCGGGTCTGGTATGCGGATCTGCTGCCGCTGCTGATCCATCTGCCTCGCAACGTCCTGGACATTGCGCACCACGGCATCACCGAAATGGTCAACAACGCGGTGGATCATTCCGAAGCAACTGATGTGTCCGTGTGGATGGAATGTAGCGGCGGCTGCCTGCGGTTCTCCGTGGTGGACAACGGCATCGGTATCTTCCGGAAAATCACGCGCGCGCTCGATCTCCCGGACGAACGGCTTGCTTTGCTGGAGCTTTCGAAAGGAAAGCTGACTACCGATCCGCAACGGCATAGCGGTGAAGGAATTTTCTTCACATCACGCATGTTTGATGTTTATCGGATCGAATCTGGCAGCCTGATCTTCGATCACGACGCCAAGTACGCTCTCGACCTGCTGGACGATGCACAGGAAATAACAGGGACACAGGTTGTGATGCAGATCGCCACGGATTCGGCGCGGACGGTGGAGTCCGTGTTCGACCAGTATTCCAGTGGTCCTGACGACTATGCATTCGCGCGCACCGTGGTGCCGGTGCGACTGGCCAAGGTGGGCGACGAGAACCTGGTGTCGCGCTCTCAAGCCAAGCGATTGCTGCAGCGCGTGGAGAATTTCCGCCATGTGGTGCTGGACTTCGCCGAAGTCGCGGGTATAGGCCAGGCATTCGCCGATGAGATCTTCCGTGTGTTCGCCAATGCGCATCCCGATGTGGAATTGCTCCATGTGCACGCGACGCCTGAAGTACAACAGATGATCCGCCGCGCAGAGGTACTGCGCGACGAACAGGGCGGCCAGCTGCCGCTATTGAAATGA
- a CDS encoding alpha/beta fold hydrolase, with translation MKGTHVQLPGYPSHPKRFEVRPGLSMNYLDEGPRDGEVVVMLHGNPSWSYYWRTLVAGLADRYRCIVPDHIGMGLSDKPDDSRYEYTLQSRVDDVAALLEHLGITGPVTLAVHDWGGMIGFGWALSHAAQVKRLVVTNTAAFPMPAAKKMPWRIALGRDWTIGEWIVRGFNAFSAGASWIGVERRMPPDVRRAYVSPYDTWANRISTIRFMQDIPLGPQDKAWPLLEAAGKALPSIADRPAFLGWGLKDFVFDQHFLDGFRAALPNAEVHAYEDAGHYVLEDKHEILVPLIRDFLDRHPL, from the coding sequence ATGAAAGGAACCCACGTGCAACTTCCCGGCTACCCCTCCCATCCGAAGCGCTTCGAAGTCCGTCCTGGCCTGTCGATGAACTACCTCGACGAAGGTCCCCGCGATGGCGAGGTGGTGGTGATGCTGCACGGCAATCCGTCGTGGAGCTACTACTGGCGCACGCTGGTGGCCGGTCTCGCCGACCGTTACCGCTGCATCGTGCCCGACCACATCGGCATGGGCCTGTCGGACAAGCCTGACGACAGCCGCTACGAATACACCCTGCAGTCGCGCGTGGACGACGTCGCTGCGCTGCTGGAGCACCTGGGCATCACCGGGCCGGTGACGCTGGCCGTGCACGACTGGGGCGGCATGATCGGCTTCGGCTGGGCGCTCTCGCACGCCGCACAGGTCAAGCGCCTGGTGGTGACCAATACGGCCGCGTTCCCGATGCCCGCGGCGAAGAAGATGCCGTGGCGGATCGCGCTTGGCCGCGACTGGACCATCGGCGAGTGGATCGTCCGTGGCTTCAACGCGTTCTCTGCGGGGGCGTCCTGGATCGGCGTGGAGCGCCGCATGCCCCCCGATGTGCGCCGCGCCTACGTGTCGCCGTACGACACCTGGGCGAACCGCATCTCCACCATCCGCTTCATGCAGGACATCCCGCTGGGCCCGCAGGACAAGGCGTGGCCGCTGCTCGAAGCCGCCGGCAAGGCGCTGCCGTCGATCGCCGACCGGCCCGCGTTCCTGGGCTGGGGTCTGAAGGATTTCGTGTTCGACCAGCACTTCCTCGACGGCTTCCGCGCCGCGCTGCCGAACGCGGAGGTGCATGCGTACGAGGACGCCGGCCATTACGTGCTGGAAGACAAGCACGAGATCCTGGTGCCACTGATCCGCGACTTCCTGGATCGTCATCCGCTGTAG
- a CDS encoding YkgJ family cysteine cluster protein codes for MHPCLTCGACCAHFRVSFHWSEADPDQGGVVPIALTEPLRVHERVMRGTSQKDPRCVALDADIGRYSRCTIHDRRPSVCALVPASLEFGERSAQCDKARVAHGLPLLVDADWLGVVDTDKNPLPEL; via the coding sequence ATGCACCCCTGCCTGACCTGCGGCGCCTGCTGCGCCCACTTCCGCGTCAGCTTCCACTGGAGTGAGGCGGACCCCGACCAGGGCGGCGTGGTGCCGATTGCACTGACCGAGCCCTTGCGCGTCCACGAGCGCGTGATGCGCGGCACCTCGCAGAAGGACCCGCGCTGCGTGGCGCTGGATGCCGACATCGGCCGCTACAGCCGCTGCACCATCCACGACCGGCGGCCGTCGGTCTGCGCGCTGGTGCCGGCCTCGCTGGAATTCGGCGAACGCAGCGCGCAGTGCGACAAGGCGCGTGTGGCGCATGGCCTGCCGCTGCTGGTGGACGCGGACTGGTTGGGTGTGGTGGACACCGACAAGAATCCGCTGCCGGAGCTTTAA
- the oleC gene encoding olefin beta-lactone synthetase, which yields MTDPCNIAASLPRLAREQPDRVAMRCPDGAGRYTRELTYAQLDARSDAIAAGLGAYGIGRGSRTVVMVRPTPEFFLLMFALFKAGAVPVLVDPGIDRRALKQCLDEAEPEAFIGIPLAQFARCVLRWARSAKKIVTVGTRWAWGGTTLAKIEARGASAGPQLAYTAPDDIAGILFTSGSTGVPKGVVYRHRHFVAQIELLRNAFGMQPGGVDLPTFPPFALFDPALGLTSVIPDMDPTRPASADPNKLHAAIARFGVTQLFGSPALMKVLADHGELLPTVQRVTSAGAPVPPDTVAKIRTLLPEGAQFWTPYGATECLPVAVIEGRELESTRAATEAGAGTCVGRAVPPNEVRIIRIVDAPIADWSGVEEVADGDVGEITVAGPTATDTYFRRDAATRIAKIRETLPDGGERIVHRMGDVGWFDGEGRLWFCGRKTQRVETADGPLYTEQVEPVFNTHPQIRRTALVGVGEPGRQSPVLCYERRPDASADRTQLEAELRAIGVRHPHTARIAAFLPHPGFPVDIRHNAKIGRETLAAWARTQQGHHA from the coding sequence ATGACCGATCCGTGCAACATCGCCGCCAGCCTGCCCCGGCTGGCCCGCGAGCAACCCGACCGCGTGGCCATGCGCTGCCCCGATGGTGCCGGCCGCTACACCCGCGAGCTCACCTACGCGCAGCTCGACGCCCGCAGCGACGCCATCGCCGCCGGCCTGGGCGCCTACGGCATCGGCCGCGGCAGCCGCACCGTGGTGATGGTGCGGCCCACGCCGGAGTTCTTCCTGCTGATGTTCGCGCTGTTCAAGGCCGGTGCGGTACCGGTGCTGGTGGACCCCGGTATCGACCGGCGCGCGCTGAAGCAGTGCCTGGACGAAGCCGAGCCGGAGGCCTTCATCGGCATTCCCCTGGCCCAGTTCGCGCGCTGCGTGCTGCGCTGGGCGAGGTCGGCGAAGAAGATCGTCACCGTCGGCACGCGCTGGGCCTGGGGCGGCACCACGCTGGCGAAGATCGAGGCGCGCGGCGCGAGTGCCGGCCCGCAGCTTGCGTACACGGCGCCCGACGATATCGCCGGCATCCTGTTCACCAGCGGCTCCACCGGCGTGCCGAAGGGTGTGGTCTACCGTCACCGCCACTTCGTCGCCCAGATCGAACTGCTGCGCAACGCCTTCGGCATGCAGCCCGGTGGCGTGGACCTGCCGACATTCCCGCCGTTCGCGCTGTTCGATCCCGCGCTCGGCCTCACCTCGGTGATCCCCGACATGGATCCCACGCGCCCGGCCAGCGCCGATCCGAACAAGCTGCACGCGGCCATCGCGCGCTTCGGCGTCACCCAATTGTTCGGCTCGCCCGCCTTGATGAAGGTGTTGGCCGATCATGGCGAACTGTTGCCCACCGTGCAGCGCGTGACCTCCGCCGGCGCGCCGGTACCGCCGGACACGGTGGCGAAGATCCGCACGCTGCTGCCAGAGGGCGCGCAGTTCTGGACGCCGTACGGCGCCACCGAATGCCTGCCCGTCGCCGTCATCGAAGGGCGCGAACTGGAATCCACGCGGGCGGCCACCGAGGCCGGCGCCGGTACCTGTGTGGGTCGTGCGGTGCCGCCGAACGAGGTGCGCATCATCCGCATCGTCGACGCCCCGATCGCCGACTGGAGCGGCGTGGAGGAGGTGGCCGATGGCGACGTCGGCGAAATCACCGTCGCCGGCCCCACCGCCACCGACACCTATTTCCGCCGCGATGCCGCCACCCGCATCGCCAAGATCCGCGAAACGCTGCCCGACGGCGGTGAGCGCATCGTGCACCGCATGGGCGATGTGGGCTGGTTCGATGGCGAGGGCCGCCTGTGGTTCTGCGGCCGCAAGACGCAGCGCGTGGAAACCGCCGACGGCCCGCTCTATACCGAGCAGGTCGAACCCGTGTTCAACACCCATCCGCAGATCCGTCGTACCGCGCTGGTCGGGGTCGGCGAGCCCGGACGCCAATCGCCCGTGCTCTGCTACGAACGGCGGCCCGATGCCAGTGCCGACCGCACGCAGCTGGAGGCCGAGTTGCGCGCCATCGGCGTACGTCATCCGCATACCGCGCGCATCGCGGCCTTCCTGCCGCATCCGGGCTTTCCCGTCGACATCCGCCACAACGCCAAGATCGGCCGTGAGACGCTGGCCGCATGGGCACGCACGCAGCAAGGACACCACGCATGA
- the oleD gene encoding 2-alkyl-3-oxoalkanoate reductase: MKILVTGGGGFLGQALCRGLVERGHEVISLNRGYYPVLRELGVGQVQGDLADAHAVMHAADGVGAIFHNAAKAGAWGSYKSYHDANVVGTQNVLDACRAHGIARLVYTSTPSVTHRATHPVEGGTADSVPYGEGFKAPYATTKTIAEKAVLAANDTSLATVALRPRLIWGPGDHQILPRLVSRARAGRLRIVGSGENHVDTTYIDNAAQAHFDAFDHLAPGAACAGRAYFISNGEPWPMRKLLNALLESAGAPRVDKHLSFKAAYRIGAACETLWTVLPLKGEPPMTRFLAEQLSTAHWYDMAPARRDFGYVPRVSMEEGFERLRAWLRDHPV, encoded by the coding sequence ATGAAGATCCTCGTCACCGGCGGTGGTGGGTTCCTGGGCCAAGCGCTGTGCCGCGGCCTGGTCGAACGTGGGCACGAGGTCATCAGCCTCAACCGCGGCTACTATCCCGTGCTGCGCGAACTCGGCGTCGGCCAGGTGCAGGGCGACCTCGCCGATGCCCACGCTGTCATGCACGCCGCCGATGGCGTAGGTGCGATCTTCCACAACGCCGCGAAGGCCGGGGCTTGGGGCAGCTACAAGAGTTACCACGATGCCAACGTGGTCGGCACGCAGAACGTGCTCGATGCCTGCCGCGCGCACGGCATCGCACGCCTGGTCTACACCTCCACGCCCAGCGTGACGCATCGCGCCACCCACCCGGTCGAAGGCGGCACCGCCGACAGCGTGCCGTACGGGGAGGGCTTCAAGGCGCCCTACGCGACTACCAAGACGATCGCCGAGAAGGCCGTGCTCGCCGCCAACGATACGTCGCTGGCGACGGTGGCGCTGCGCCCGCGCCTGATCTGGGGTCCCGGTGATCACCAGATCCTGCCGCGGCTGGTGTCGCGTGCACGTGCCGGCCGCCTCCGCATCGTCGGCAGCGGCGAGAACCACGTCGATACCACCTACATCGACAACGCCGCACAGGCGCACTTCGATGCCTTCGATCATCTCGCGCCTGGCGCCGCCTGCGCGGGCAGGGCCTACTTCATTTCCAACGGCGAGCCGTGGCCGATGCGCAAGCTGCTCAATGCGCTGCTGGAGTCGGCCGGCGCGCCGCGCGTGGACAAGCATCTCTCGTTCAAGGCCGCCTACCGCATCGGCGCCGCGTGCGAAACACTGTGGACAGTGCTGCCGCTGAAGGGCGAACCGCCGATGACGCGCTTCCTCGCCGAACAACTCAGCACCGCGCACTGGTACGACATGGCGCCTGCGCGTCGCGACTTCGGTTATGTGCCGCGCGTGTCGATGGAGGAAGGCTTCGAACGCCTGCGTGCCTGGCTGCGCGATCACCCTGTGTAG
- a CDS encoding DUF1328 domain-containing protein → MLRYAIIFFVIALIAAVLGFSGIAGAATNIAWVLFVVFVILAIISLLRGKRV, encoded by the coding sequence ATGCTGCGCTACGCCATCATCTTCTTCGTCATCGCCCTCATCGCCGCCGTGCTGGGTTTCAGCGGCATCGCGGGTGCCGCCACCAACATCGCGTGGGTGCTGTTCGTCGTCTTCGTGATCCTGGCGATCATCTCGCTGCTGCGCGGCAAGCGCGTCTGA